From a region of the Eulemur rufifrons isolate Redbay chromosome 7, OSU_ERuf_1, whole genome shotgun sequence genome:
- the ARPC4 gene encoding actin-related protein 2/3 complex subunit 4 isoform X2: MRFMMMRAENFFILRRKPVEGYDISFLITNFHTEQMYKHKLVDFVIHFMEEIDKEISEMKLSVNARARIVAEEFLKNF; the protein is encoded by the exons ATGCGCTTCATGATGATGCGAGCAGAGAACTTCTTTATCCTTCGAAGGAAACCAGTAGAG GGGTATGACATTAGTTTTCTGATCACCAACTTCCACACAGAGCAAATGTACAAACACAAGTTGGTGGACTTTGTGATCCACTTCATGGAGGAGATCGACAAGGAGATCAGTGAGATGAAGCTGTCAGTCAATGCCCGTGCACGCATTGTGGCTGAGGAGTTCCTCAAGAAT